The Nitrospira sp. genome contains a region encoding:
- a CDS encoding adenylyl-sulfate kinase: MTNTKPSENLNIVIVGHVDHGKSTLLGRLYADTGSLPDGKLEKVQAICRQQGKEFEYAFLFDAFLEEQEQGITIDTARTFFMWKGRQYIIIDAPGHKEFLKNMISGAARAEAALLLIDALEGVKEQSKKHGYLLSLLGVRQFAVVVNKMDLVGYRQDVFEGIEKEYREFLGQFKAVPSQFIPVSAKLGDNIANRSGQMSWYSGPTVLETLSAFQKEAARSEQPLRLPVQDVYKFDARRIITGRIAAGRLKVGDHLIFSPSNKRATIRTVEAFNIEPQPTEGQAGQSIGVTLDEQIFVERGEVASLQAHLPLVSTAFRANLFWLGKRPLEKGRKYLLRVATKEVDCEVASIHRIIDTMDLAQQQGSSTINKNQVAELTLRTKAPVAFDLSASFEATGRFVLVDEYDIAGGGIITELVHDDQEFLREEARRRDFAWVKGEVTVEDRAQQYGHRAAVVLITGGRHTGKSFLARKLEGRLVADGRHAYLLDGENLRRGLDADLSEEERGQTAEMARRYGEVARLLTDTGLIVVSTTNPFGLAFREASQAIRTLVHPAPVIAVHMSKSEEEPPPNTDVVLSGPTDFDAATARILEELKRRGVLAQAIGAKPIFQYSI, from the coding sequence CGGCTCACTCCCGGACGGCAAGCTGGAGAAGGTCCAAGCCATCTGTCGCCAGCAGGGGAAGGAATTCGAATACGCGTTTCTCTTCGACGCCTTCCTCGAAGAGCAGGAGCAGGGAATCACGATCGACACAGCCCGCACCTTTTTTATGTGGAAGGGCCGGCAGTACATCATCATCGACGCCCCGGGGCACAAAGAATTCCTCAAGAATATGATTTCCGGCGCGGCACGTGCCGAAGCCGCCTTGTTGCTCATCGACGCGCTGGAAGGAGTCAAGGAACAGTCGAAGAAGCACGGCTACCTGCTGTCGCTCCTGGGCGTCAGGCAGTTTGCCGTGGTCGTCAACAAGATGGATCTGGTCGGGTACCGGCAGGACGTGTTTGAGGGAATCGAGAAGGAATATCGGGAATTCCTGGGACAGTTCAAAGCCGTGCCGTCGCAGTTCATTCCTGTAAGCGCCAAGCTCGGCGACAATATCGCCAATCGCAGCGGGCAGATGTCATGGTACAGCGGACCCACCGTTTTGGAAACGCTCAGCGCGTTCCAGAAAGAAGCCGCTCGTTCGGAACAGCCTCTCCGATTGCCGGTGCAGGATGTGTATAAATTCGACGCCCGCCGGATCATCACCGGCCGAATTGCCGCCGGGCGCCTGAAGGTCGGCGATCACCTCATCTTCTCGCCGTCCAATAAGCGGGCCACGATTCGGACGGTGGAAGCCTTCAACATTGAACCGCAACCGACCGAAGGGCAGGCGGGACAGTCCATCGGGGTGACGCTCGACGAACAGATTTTCGTGGAACGGGGAGAGGTTGCCTCACTTCAGGCACACTTGCCTCTGGTGTCGACGGCGTTTCGTGCCAATCTCTTCTGGCTCGGCAAGCGGCCGTTGGAAAAGGGCCGCAAATATCTGTTGCGGGTGGCGACCAAGGAAGTGGACTGCGAAGTGGCGTCGATTCATCGGATTATCGACACGATGGACCTGGCCCAACAACAGGGCAGCAGCACCATCAACAAGAACCAAGTGGCGGAACTGACCTTGCGCACGAAAGCTCCGGTCGCCTTCGATCTGTCCGCGTCGTTCGAAGCGACCGGACGTTTCGTCCTGGTCGACGAATACGATATTGCAGGCGGCGGAATCATTACCGAATTGGTCCACGACGATCAAGAGTTCCTCCGCGAAGAAGCCAGACGCCGCGACTTTGCCTGGGTCAAAGGCGAAGTGACGGTTGAGGATCGTGCGCAACAATATGGTCATCGAGCAGCGGTGGTTCTGATCACCGGGGGGCGGCATACCGGCAAATCATTCCTGGCCAGAAAGCTCGAAGGCCGCCTCGTGGCGGATGGGCGTCACGCGTACTTGTTGGATGGAGAAAATCTTCGCCGTGGGCTGGACGCGGATTTGAGTGAAGAAGAGCGGGGACAAACCGCAGAAATGGCTCGGCGCTATGGCGAAGTGGCGCGACTTCTCACCGACACCGGTCTCATCGTCGTCTCCACGACGAACCCCTTCGGCCTGGCCTTCCGAGAGGCCTCACAAGCGATCAGGACCCTCGTCCATCCTGCGCCGGTCATCGCCGTCCACATGAGCAAGTCCGAAGAGGAGCCGCCGCCGAATACCGATGTGGTCCTCAGCGGCCCCACGGATTTCGACGCAGCGACTGCTC